Within the Dolichospermum compactum NIES-806 genome, the region ATACACGGGGGGAACATAATATTGAGGTCTAAATAACATACTACTAATAGCTTGACCCGCAACATTACCAACTAAAGCTCCGGCAAAAGGGGCCCAAAAACTACTTTGCTGACGGACAATTACAGTTTCCGGTTGTCCGGTTTGGGGATTGTTTCTGGTTTCGGTGACATTGTGGATATACTCAAGTTTAAAGTCTTCAGTCATGTATAAGATTGGCTGACTATTTTCCACTTTTAAGTAAGTTTTCTTACCTGCTTTGATTTCATCATCAGTCAATCGTGACATTTGTAGCTTTTCTGTGGCAAAGCTGGGGGGATTGTTATTGAGTAAAAACAAGGTATACTCACCATTGGCATCGTTGTATGTACCCTGTTGTACTTCATACTGACCATCATTTAACTTGGTGGGAGTAGCAGTTTGGCTAACGTTCTTACTTGAGGAATTAGCGTCGTTTCCTCCCCCACAAGCGACAGTTGTTAAGCACAAAGTCAAGGCTAAACAAACAACTGTAAATTTACGCACTATGCTGATCATCGTCGTGTTCATGTTTGTTTTCGGGTACTAATTACAGACTAACGAATCATTTATGGGACTTACGCAAGTGTCACACTAAAAATCTGTTGTCGGGTGCTTCAGATATCAACAATTTGGTTATTTGCAAAATTTATGCTGTCTGACGCACCCTACCAATGTGCCAGTTGCGTAAATCCTGGTTTACAGGGGAATCAATTCTGGATAATATTCCAATAATTGATCGCTGGAAAGTTCATCACCTAATTGGGCTGGTGAAAAATGCACTTGAATAGCGCGGAGTTTATGTTTGTAGTGTAGATTAATTAGGGCTTTAAAGGCTGCTTTCAAGGCGGAGATGTTAGCCAAATCGGTTTCTAACTCTGGAATTTCCCCTTCAGCCGCGACTGTAATCATGACAATGATATTCCGGGTGGCGGGAAGGGATAAGGGCTGATTTGAGGAATTCAAATCCAGATTAGCTCCATATCTTTGGGCTGAGTCTGTGAATAATTCATTGACATAATCTCCTGTTTCCCCTTCGTTCCAAAAGACATCACCTTCATTGGCAGCAGAGAACCAATATTCGTCATATTGGAGAAAAGTTTGGCATAGTTGCACCAATTCTTCTCCTAAAATATCCATATCTCCATCAGCATTGATGGCTGTTCTAGCGGCACTATTGAGAACACCTAAGATTGGAGCTACTTCATCTCCCTTTAAATGCAAAAACAAGCGACAGACAATATAGCGAGTTCTGCCCATCATGCGATTAAACATTTGTTTTCTCCTGTAATTTCGGTAAATATTGACAACTGCATATTAACCAATGCAGTAAAATTCTTTGATAAAATCTGCAATCACGGAAAAATTAGGTATGATATCTACCCTGGTGTTGCCAACTTTGAGAGTTGGAGTTGGTAAAGTATCGAGAGAATAAGTAAAAATTAAATTTTCAAAATGACGATGAAAATTGGTATTGTAGGACTGGGACTCATTGGTGGTTGTTTAGGTTTCGATTTACGATCGCAAGGACATTATATTTTAGGTGTCAGCCGTCGTGAATCAACCTGTGAGAAAGCAGTTAAACTTGGTAGTGTGGATCAAGCATCGGTAGACTTGAGCTTGTTGGCATCAGCAGACGTTGTATTTATTTGTACCCCTATAGGACTGATAGTCCCCCAAGTAAAAGAATTAATAACTCATTTACCAAAGACTACCATTATCACTGATGTTGGTTCAGTTAAAACACCCATAGTAGAAACGATTTCTCCTTTATGGGAAAATTTTGTGGGTGGTCATCCCATGGCGGGCAAAACTGATGTCGGTATAGAAGCAGCACAGCGAGATTTGTTTGTCAATCGGCCTTATGTATTAACGCCGGTGGAAACAACACCAAGTGATGCTGTAATAATTGTAGAAGAAATTGTGCGATCGCTCGGTTCTATTATCTACCATTGTCAACCAGAACAACATGACCGGGCTGTGAGTTGGATTTCCCATTTACCTGTAATGGTGAGCGCCTCCTTGATAGCAGCTTGTTTAAGTGAACAAGATCCAGAAATCGCTACATTAGCCCAAAATTTTGCTAGTTCAGGGTTTCGAGATACAAGTAGGGTCGGGGGAGGAAATCCCGAATTAGGGGTAATGATGGCGCAATATAATCGCCAAGCACTATTACATTCTCTTTATCAATACCGCGAAAATTTATCTGAATTTATTCATATAATTGAGCAGGAAAAGTGGGAATTGTTAGCAGAAAAGTTTAAATTCAATCAACAAGCGCGTCCTGATTTTGTGGAATAGATCACTGGTGCGTTATCAATAATGTAACGCACCTCATCATTTAACTGCAAAAATTTAATAACGATCTTAAAATTGGTATAATATAATATCTAGCTACACTGAATTCATGTACGGAAATTCTCAATACTGGTTATCAATCTGATTATTCTATATAAATTTTATTACAATTTTGTTTCTGAAAATGGTACTAATCATAATTTTTCCATAATTGATTGGGAAATTCAGCAATTATATAGAAAATCACGAAATGCCTCTACAAAAAATGACTCAACAAGAGCCAGAAAGAGAAGCATTAGAAAAAGTCAGACAAAAATTAGAAGATGAATTTATAAGCCAAAAAGATTTATACTTTATAGTAAGAAATCAACAGATATATCCAAACAGTTTCATGATTATTGGGATATTTTATCCACCAAAAGTTAATTTTGAGCAACTGAGTCTTTTTTAAGAAGCTAATGTTATATATGATTGTGAGCATTTTGGAAATCAGTACATCCTGACATTCGGCTATGGGAATCGTAAAGACTATGAAAGCTTCATAGAATACCTTGATAAATTTGAGGTTTCATGTGTTGTTGATGTCAGATTTACTCCTCATGCGTGGAGTCGTAAATGGTATGGTAATCAGATTGAAAAACTTTGTCTATCCAAAGGTATTAACTACGTTTCTAAAATCTACTTAGGTAATACATCTGGAAATGCAAATTGGATTCCACCAGATAAACAGGAGGCTAATAAATCATTAGCAGAAGTTGCAGAAATTGCTATTGAAGGTACTGTTTTATTACTATGTGCTGAAATGGACTGGCATCGCTGCCATCGAGTAGAGGTTGCTAACGAACTGGAAAAGCTAGTAAAGATTCCTGTAAAACATCTAGCATAATAGTAGGATAAATGTAAGGTGCGTTAGCCACAGCATAACGCACATAACCTACTTGCTACACATTAAACCGGAATAATAACACATCCCCTTCTTGGACAATGTACTCTTTGCCTTCACTTCTGACCAAACCTTTTTCTTTGGCTGCACTCATTGAACCATGAGTGACTAAATCATTATAAGCGACAGTTTCCGCCCGAATAAATCCCCGTTCAAAATCAGAGTGAATGACTCCTGCGGCTTGAGGTGCAGACATTCCGGCATTGATTGTCCAAGCCCTGGTTTCTTTCGGTCCACAGGTGAAATAAGTCCGTAATCCTAGAAGAGTGTAAGTTGCCCGAATTAAGGATTTTAGCCCACCTTCTTTGACTCCTAAAGATTCCAGAAAATCAGCTTTATCTGCTTCGGGTAGTTCTACCAATTCCGCCTCTACTTGGGCAGAAACTATGACAACTTGGGCATTTTCGAGTGCCGCAACGGCTCGCACTTTTTCGACAAAATCATTACCTGTAGCTAAATCTTCTTCAGAAACATTAGCAGCGTAAATAATGGGTTTATTAGTAAGTAATCCTAAGCCCTTAATAATTTCCGATTCTTCCGCATTTAAACCAACTTGACGCACAGATTTACCCTCATTTAAAGCGGCAGCTAATTTTTCCAGAATTTCTACTTCCGATTGGGCATCCTTGCTGGTACGGGCAAGTTTACGAGTTCTCTCAATCCGTTTTTCAATTTGGAATAAGTCCGATAAACCAAGTTCTAAATTAATGATTTCAATATCTCTGGCTGGGTCAACAGAACCGGCTACGTGAATGATATCATCGTTTTCAAAACAACGCACAACATGAACGATCGCATCAACTTCCCGAATGTGGGATAAAAATTGATTACCTAGTCCTTCTCCTTGACTTGCACCTTTAACTAAACCAGCAATGTCAACAAATTCAACACGGGCAGGTATAGTTTGTACTGAGGTGGCAATTTTGGCAAGAACGTCTAACCGGTCATCGGGGACGGATACCATGCCAACATTCGGTTCAATGGTGCAAAATGGGAAGTTAGCGGCTTCAGCTTTAGCATTAGCGACTACAGCGTTAAATAGGGTTGATTTTCCGACGTTGGGAAGTCCGACAATTCCGGCTCTTAGCATTGTAAATTTTAGATTTTGGTTTCAAGTATAAGGATAATTCAAACAGGTGGAGGATGGTTGGAGTTAATTTACAACAGACTTTCATCCTTGACTGAAAAATCTGTTTATGTAACTCTTAATTAAGGTATCTTTTTCTGGCAGTCCGAAAATGACTTTTAAAGCCTGGGGACAATCTTGGCAAACAATTCGGAAATCTTTACAACGCCCAATTTTAGAAAATAATTTACTGCTTCTGGGAGCTTTGAGTGCGCTGTTATCAATTGGATTATGACAATTAGGGTCT harbors:
- a CDS encoding DUF1517 domain-containing protein, whose protein sequence is MFNRMMGRTRYIVCRLFLHLKGDEVAPILGVLNSAARTAINADGDMDILGEELVQLCQTFLQYDEYWFSAANEGDVFWNEGETGDYVNELFTDSAQRYGANLDLNSSNQPLSLPATRNIIVMITVAAEGEIPELETDLANISALKAAFKALINLHYKHKLRAIQVHFSPAQLGDELSSDQLLEYYPELIPL
- the ychF gene encoding redox-regulated ATPase YchF, translating into MLRAGIVGLPNVGKSTLFNAVVANAKAEAANFPFCTIEPNVGMVSVPDDRLDVLAKIATSVQTIPARVEFVDIAGLVKGASQGEGLGNQFLSHIREVDAIVHVVRCFENDDIIHVAGSVDPARDIEIINLELGLSDLFQIEKRIERTRKLARTSKDAQSEVEILEKLAAALNEGKSVRQVGLNAEESEIIKGLGLLTNKPIIYAANVSEEDLATGNDFVEKVRAVAALENAQVVIVSAQVEAELVELPEADKADFLESLGVKEGGLKSLIRATYTLLGLRTYFTCGPKETRAWTINAGMSAPQAAGVIHSDFERGFIRAETVAYNDLVTHGSMSAAKEKGLVRSEGKEYIVQEGDVLLFRFNV
- a CDS encoding prephenate/arogenate dehydrogenase, producing MKIGIVGLGLIGGCLGFDLRSQGHYILGVSRRESTCEKAVKLGSVDQASVDLSLLASADVVFICTPIGLIVPQVKELITHLPKTTIITDVGSVKTPIVETISPLWENFVGGHPMAGKTDVGIEAAQRDLFVNRPYVLTPVETTPSDAVIIVEEIVRSLGSIIYHCQPEQHDRAVSWISHLPVMVSASLIAACLSEQDPEIATLAQNFASSGFRDTSRVGGGNPELGVMMAQYNRQALLHSLYQYRENLSEFIHIIEQEKWELLAEKFKFNQQARPDFVE
- a CDS encoding DUF488 domain-containing protein yields the protein MEYLDKFEVSCVVDVRFTPHAWSRKWYGNQIEKLCLSKGINYVSKIYLGNTSGNANWIPPDKQEANKSLAEVAEIAIEGTVLLLCAEMDWHRCHRVEVANELEKLVKIPVKHLA